From Spirosoma aerolatum, one genomic window encodes:
- a CDS encoding NUDIX hydrolase: MKPENDPRPWQVESSEYIHQLPWFTVRKDAIRMENGGSIPNYFIFEYPDWINVVAVTTEGQLVLIRQYRHGIGEVHYELCAGVIDPGEEPLVAAQRELLEETGFGGGTWQHLMTLSANPGTHANLTYSFLATGVELKQAQHLEKTEEITVHIISRERAKEIINAGEMMQSLHLAPLLKYLLEAGLS; encoded by the coding sequence ATGAAACCAGAGAACGATCCTCGGCCCTGGCAGGTCGAAAGCTCCGAATATATCCATCAATTGCCGTGGTTTACGGTGCGCAAAGACGCTATTCGAATGGAGAATGGCGGTTCCATTCCCAACTATTTTATTTTCGAATATCCCGACTGGATCAACGTGGTTGCCGTTACAACCGAAGGGCAACTGGTTCTGATTCGGCAGTATCGACACGGTATTGGCGAGGTTCACTATGAGCTTTGTGCGGGCGTAATTGATCCCGGCGAAGAGCCACTGGTAGCCGCCCAGCGTGAACTACTGGAAGAAACTGGTTTTGGTGGTGGTACCTGGCAGCACCTGATGACCTTATCGGCCAACCCCGGCACGCATGCGAACCTGACATACTCATTCCTGGCTACGGGCGTCGAGTTGAAGCAGGCACAACATCTGGAAAAAACGGAAGAAATCACTGTCCATATCATATCGCGGGAACGGGCGAAGGAAATTATCAACGCGGGCGAAATGATGCAATCGTTGCACCTGGCCCCGTTGCTGAAATACCTTTTAGAAGCGGGATTAAGCTGA
- a CDS encoding GxxExxY protein, with the protein MHQDYKYGELTHRIIGCSMAVHRVLGNSFQEVIYQRALGHELGIFNISFAREVDMPIYYKGVLVGTRRADFLAEDKLLVELKAIIKLEEVHLAQAINYLEAYNLEIGPLINIGASSLEFKRVLNPDFRFIPKSVKSRFR; encoded by the coding sequence ATGCATCAGGATTACAAATATGGGGAGTTAACGCACCGTATTATCGGCTGTTCGATGGCAGTTCATCGAGTATTAGGTAATAGCTTTCAGGAAGTAATATACCAAAGGGCATTAGGTCATGAGCTTGGCATTTTTAACATAAGCTTTGCCCGGGAGGTCGATATGCCAATTTATTACAAGGGTGTATTGGTTGGTACAAGACGAGCCGATTTTCTTGCTGAAGACAAGCTGTTAGTTGAGTTAAAAGCGATTATTAAACTGGAAGAAGTACATCTGGCTCAAGCCATTAATTATCTGGAAGCGTACAATTTAGAAATTGGACCCCTAATCAATATTGGCGCTTCCAGCTTAGAGTTCAAGCGAGTTTTGAACCCTGATTTCCGCTTCATCCCAAAATCTGTTAAATCCCGGTTCAGATGA
- a CDS encoding prephenate dehydrogenase — translation MTVSIVGIGLLGGSFALAVREKYPKMRFIGVDTSSVNGQLALAKGIVDDVLPLSEAIAQSTLVVMATPVNTIIDLLPTVLDQLPTGATVVDLGSTKETICAIADAHPKRAQFVAAHPMAGTENSGPGAAFRELLPGKNLIICDREKSNPDSLNLVESLFRDIGMKLFYMTPQEHDLHLAYVSHLSHISAFALGLTVLEKEKDEKAIFDMASTGFSSTVRLAKSSPQMWAPIFDQNRVNVSDALAAYIEFLQKFKQIIDEQDITNSLEFMQRANVIRRVLEGIEKR, via the coding sequence ATGACAGTTTCTATTGTAGGCATTGGTTTGTTAGGAGGCTCTTTCGCGCTGGCAGTTCGTGAAAAATACCCCAAAATGCGTTTTATCGGCGTCGATACGTCGTCGGTGAACGGGCAACTGGCGTTGGCCAAAGGGATTGTCGACGACGTACTGCCTTTGTCGGAGGCTATCGCTCAAAGTACACTGGTCGTCATGGCTACGCCCGTCAACACCATCATCGACTTATTACCAACCGTACTCGATCAGCTACCGACTGGGGCTACCGTCGTTGATTTAGGCTCAACTAAAGAAACCATTTGTGCCATTGCCGATGCCCATCCGAAACGTGCCCAGTTTGTCGCAGCTCACCCAATGGCCGGTACGGAGAACTCGGGGCCCGGCGCAGCTTTCCGCGAACTATTGCCGGGTAAAAACCTCATCATCTGCGACCGCGAAAAAAGTAACCCCGACAGTCTGAACCTGGTCGAAAGCCTATTCCGCGACATCGGTATGAAACTATTTTACATGACGCCCCAGGAACACGACCTGCATCTGGCCTATGTTTCGCACCTGAGCCACATCAGCGCCTTTGCCCTGGGCCTCACGGTGCTGGAAAAAGAGAAAGACGAAAAAGCAATTTTCGACATGGCCAGTACCGGTTTCAGTTCAACGGTACGGCTGGCGAAAAGCTCTCCGCAAATGTGGGCGCCCATCTTCGACCAGAATCGCGTCAACGTTTCCGACGCCCTGGCGGCCTACATCGAGTTTCTACAAAAGTTCAAACAGATTATCGACGAGCAGGATATTACGAATTCCCTCGAATTCATGCAGCGAGCCAACGTAATTCGACGGGTACTGGAGGGAATCGAGAAACGGTAA
- a CDS encoding pyridoxal phosphate-dependent aminotransferase has product MIIPLAHRADQTQEYYFSVKLAEVRRLQAAGHDIINLGIGNPDLMPSANTIGALIQSAQQPTAHGYQPYKGTVGLRQGIASFYKTTYGVDLNSETEILPLIGSKEGITHISLTFLNENDGVLVPELGYPAYRAVSQMVGAQVSEYPLLEQGGWQPDWEAMTDRVNASPEGSPTKILWLNYPHMPTGAPATYALFEKAVRFAHDHQILICHDNPYSLILNKKKPISLLAVDGAKEVGIELNSLSKSHNMAGWRIGWLASSKPYVDAVLTIKSNVDSGQFKPLMDAAAEALTNSEAWHEERNAVYQGRLDAVHAFLDALGCTYTTDQEGLFIWAKLPDHVESAEAFVDDLLLNKHIFIAPGFIFGPKGNRYVRVSLCMPKERIRTGIERILG; this is encoded by the coding sequence GTGATTATCCCTCTTGCTCACCGCGCCGATCAGACGCAGGAATATTATTTTTCCGTTAAGCTGGCCGAAGTTCGCCGTCTTCAGGCCGCCGGTCACGACATTATCAATCTGGGCATTGGCAACCCCGATCTGATGCCTTCTGCCAATACCATCGGTGCGCTGATTCAGTCGGCCCAGCAGCCAACAGCTCATGGGTATCAACCCTACAAAGGAACCGTTGGCCTTCGCCAGGGCATTGCCAGTTTCTATAAGACTACGTATGGCGTTGATTTAAATTCCGAAACGGAAATACTACCGCTCATTGGCTCTAAAGAAGGCATTACGCATATTTCGTTAACGTTTTTGAATGAGAACGATGGTGTATTGGTGCCCGAACTGGGCTACCCGGCGTATCGGGCCGTTAGCCAGATGGTTGGGGCGCAGGTGAGCGAATACCCCCTTCTTGAACAGGGCGGCTGGCAACCCGACTGGGAAGCGATGACCGATCGGGTAAACGCATCGCCTGAAGGTTCCCCAACAAAGATTCTTTGGCTCAATTATCCGCACATGCCTACGGGCGCTCCAGCAACCTATGCGCTATTTGAAAAAGCAGTCCGGTTTGCGCATGACCATCAGATACTTATCTGCCACGACAACCCGTATAGCCTGATCCTCAACAAGAAGAAACCAATCAGTCTGCTGGCAGTCGATGGCGCAAAAGAGGTGGGCATTGAGTTAAACTCTCTCAGTAAATCGCATAATATGGCAGGGTGGCGCATTGGCTGGCTGGCGAGCAGCAAACCGTATGTGGACGCCGTATTGACCATCAAGAGCAACGTCGATTCGGGGCAGTTCAAACCGCTGATGGATGCAGCCGCCGAAGCATTGACTAATTCTGAAGCCTGGCATGAGGAACGTAATGCGGTTTATCAGGGTCGGCTCGATGCGGTTCACGCGTTTCTGGATGCACTGGGCTGTACGTACACGACCGATCAGGAAGGCTTATTCATCTGGGCCAAACTTCCCGATCATGTAGAATCGGCTGAAGCCTTTGTTGACGATCTGTTGCTCAACAAGCATATTTTCATAGCCCCCGGCTTCATCTTTGGCCCGAAAGGGAACCGCTACGTGCGTGTATCCTTATGCATGCCCAAGGAACGAATCAGAACCGGGATTGAACGGATTTTAGGATAA